A window of Helicobacter anatolicus contains these coding sequences:
- a CDS encoding homoserine dehydrogenase: MKEIGVGIIGVGVVGSSVVKILRENEEIISARIGAKLVVKRGVVKNISKARDVVLSLDTDEDALINDPNVQIVVELMGGVDDAYRIAKKVLKSNKSLVTANKAMLAYYRYELEQIAKDNFIGFEASVCGGIPIIKALKDGLSANHILSLRGILNGTSNYILSQMSQQKISFEAALKSAQNLGYAEADPSLDINGQDAGHKLLILASLAYGINAKPEEIIIEGITKIHGDDIVFAQDFGFVIKLLGIAKKVHNEVELRVHPVLIDENKMLAKVDGVMNAISVIGDCVGETLYYGAGAGGDATASAVISDLIEIARGKNSAMLGFEKDHFSLKLRDKGCIQSRYYLRMSAFDRVGVLTKIAGILSENNISVEMFLQKQAKDEIVRLCIITHISLEADIVLALQKIDQQEFIVEESFFIRIEDFK; encoded by the coding sequence GTGAAAGAGATTGGAGTAGGCATTATTGGGGTGGGTGTCGTAGGAAGTAGTGTTGTAAAGATTTTACGAGAAAATGAAGAGATTATTAGTGCAAGAATTGGTGCAAAACTTGTAGTCAAAAGAGGAGTGGTTAAGAATATCTCTAAAGCTCGTGATGTAGTTTTATCTCTGGATACTGATGAAGATGCATTGATTAATGATCCTAATGTGCAAATTGTTGTGGAATTAATGGGTGGTGTTGATGATGCGTATAGAATTGCTAAAAAGGTTTTAAAAAGTAATAAGAGTTTGGTAACTGCAAATAAAGCAATGCTTGCTTATTATCGCTATGAGCTTGAACAGATTGCAAAAGATAACTTTATTGGTTTTGAGGCAAGTGTATGTGGAGGTATCCCTATTATTAAGGCTCTTAAAGATGGATTAAGCGCAAATCATATTCTTTCTTTGCGAGGGATTTTAAATGGTACGAGTAACTATATTCTTTCACAAATGAGTCAACAAAAAATTAGTTTTGAAGCTGCGCTAAAGAGTGCACAGAATCTAGGATATGCTGAAGCAGATCCTAGTTTGGATATTAATGGTCAAGATGCAGGACATAAGCTTTTAATACTTGCATCTTTGGCGTATGGTATCAATGCAAAACCAGAAGAGATTATTATTGAAGGAATTACGAAAATTCACGGAGATGATATTGTTTTTGCACAAGATTTTGGATTTGTGATCAAACTTTTGGGAATTGCAAAAAAAGTTCATAATGAAGTGGAGTTGAGAGTACACCCTGTTCTCATTGATGAAAATAAAATGCTTGCAAAAGTAGATGGGGTAATGAATGCTATTAGTGTAATTGGAGATTGTGTAGGTGAAACATTGTATTATGGTGCTGGTGCGGGGGGAGATGCAACTGCTAGTGCTGTGATTAGTGATTTAATTGAGATTGCTAGAGGTAAAAATTCTGCAATGCTTGGCTTTGAAAAAGATCATTTTTCTTTGAAGCTTAGGGACAAAGGTTGTATTCAAAGTCGTTATTATTTAAGAATGAGTGCTTTTGATCGTGTAGGGGTTTTGACAAAAATTGCGGGAATTTTGAGCGAGAATAATATTTCTGTTGAGATGTTTTTACAAAAGCAGGCAAAAGATGAGATTGTTAGATTGTGTATTATTACTCATATTAGTTTGGAAGCAGATATAGTTCTTGCTCTGCAGAAAATTGATCAGCAGGAGTTTATTGTTGAGGAATCGTTTTTTATAAGAATTGAAGATTTTAAGTAA
- the tcuC gene encoding tricarballylate/proton symporter TcuC: MKNFIKYAKQIFQVGSGNFLEMYDYMIFGLYASIIAKVFFPNENHFISIVYAFGVFAAGAFMRPIGAIVLGGYIDKFGRKKGLIMTLGLMSIGTISIAFCPSYEQIGIIAPIIVLIGRLIQGFSAGAELGGVSIYLSEIAPKGLKGFFVAWQSGSQQIATAFATGIGVILHYYFSDAMMESWGWRIPFFIGCLVIPFIFYIRRTLEETPEFAKNQAHQIKKTFGALLKNVFQNFGTIIVGIMLVMTTTVFYYFISVYTPTYAKEVLNFSRIESFGVTVIISLSNLFWLLVSGYMSDRIGRKKVLFTASLLGIFISYPLLIYLTNNISFTNLILVELALSLVYGVWNGTMTVTLSEIMPSSVKAMGFSFSYSVAVAVFGGLTPAVSTFLIEVTQNRAIPGIWLTCVACISFVAVLIIRKKIS, from the coding sequence ATGAAAAACTTTATAAAATATGCAAAACAAATTTTTCAAGTTGGTAGCGGTAATTTTTTAGAAATGTATGATTATATGATTTTTGGACTTTATGCTTCTATAATTGCTAAAGTATTTTTTCCTAATGAAAATCATTTTATCTCTATTGTTTATGCTTTTGGTGTTTTTGCAGCAGGGGCTTTTATGCGTCCTATTGGAGCAATTGTGCTTGGTGGATATATTGACAAATTTGGGAGAAAAAAAGGGCTTATTATGACTCTAGGATTAATGTCTATTGGAACTATTAGTATTGCCTTTTGTCCTAGTTATGAGCAGATTGGCATTATTGCACCAATTATTGTTTTGATTGGAAGATTGATACAAGGATTTAGTGCAGGAGCAGAACTTGGAGGAGTGAGTATATATCTTTCAGAGATTGCGCCAAAAGGGTTAAAAGGATTTTTTGTTGCTTGGCAAAGTGGAAGTCAACAAATTGCAACAGCGTTTGCTACTGGTATTGGTGTTATTTTACATTATTATTTTAGTGACGCGATGATGGAGAGTTGGGGTTGGAGAATACCATTTTTTATTGGCTGTCTGGTTATACCATTTATTTTTTATATTCGTAGAACTCTTGAAGAGACACCAGAGTTTGCTAAAAATCAAGCACATCAAATTAAAAAAACTTTTGGTGCGTTATTAAAAAATGTTTTTCAAAATTTTGGAACTATTATTGTTGGAATTATGTTGGTTATGACTACAACAGTATTTTATTATTTTATTTCTGTCTATACTCCTACTTATGCAAAAGAAGTTTTAAATTTTTCAAGAATAGAGAGTTTTGGAGTTACAGTGATTATTTCTCTTAGTAATTTATTTTGGCTTCTTGTATCTGGTTATATGAGCGATCGTATTGGGAGAAAAAAAGTCTTATTTACTGCTTCATTGCTAGGGATATTTATTTCATATCCTTTGCTTATTTATCTTACAAATAATATTAGTTTTACAAATTTAATTCTTGTAGAACTAGCCTTAAGTCTTGTTTACGGTGTATGGAATGGCACCATGACAGTAACTTTGTCAGAGATTATGCCATCTTCTGTAAAGGCAATGGGCTTCTCATTCTCTTATTCTGTAGCTGTGGCGGTTTTTGGTGGACTTACGCCAGCAGTCTCCACTTTTTTAATTGAGGTTACGCAAAATCGTGCAATTCCTGGAATCTGGTTAACCTGTGTTGCATGTATTTCATTTGTTGCCGTTTTAATTATCCGCAAAAAGATTTCTTAA
- a CDS encoding BCCT family transporter produces the protein MKIPSSFLPAVFFPSILLIVILALAGISYPEATNLFLQKIKDFTFARFSWFYVLGVSFFVGFMVLLALSKFGDIKLGSQNERPAFSFVSWLSMLFATGMGVGLMYFGVSEPLIHKFKLEADKQEAILHSLFHWGVHPWSIYGVTALAMAYFGFRYNAPLSLRSAFYPFLKEKIFGFWGHLIDVLALIVTIFGISTTLGFSASQLNAGLIKIGWLNESGFVQQEIIIICVVVLSTISAISGLKKGLKFLSELNLLLALCLMLFVLFNGDTNHLLASFTANIGNYLSNLVSLSFNTYVYQEGYLDWFKSWTIFYWAWWISWAPFVGFFIAKISRGRTIREFIFGVLLVPTTFNILWFSVFGNSALDLDIPLSTGVQPEKLIFVFLDHFPFSTLSTIIALIVLVLFFITSADSGIFVLNSLASCGKQKEYKWQSILWGGVLILLASGLLYSGGLDAILNAMMIAALPFALFLVLACFSLLRGLIVDERYFSQGFTESSIYWSGMHWKKRLQQILKQPQIGDMKNFIEKVIRPAMEEIKDSFVQQGLVAYIQEKNDKKITIALIVEKALARDFLYGVEVVKRRVSDVLLEDEKLPNLSKKYVFEPITFFGDSRMGYDIQYMTKEEVIVDILKQYELYLSLIDEKNEILIKEYNE, from the coding sequence ATGAAAATTCCAAGTAGTTTTTTACCAGCAGTTTTTTTTCCTAGTATTTTATTGATTGTAATTTTGGCTTTAGCGGGAATTAGTTATCCTGAGGCTACAAATTTGTTTTTGCAAAAGATTAAAGATTTTACTTTTGCGCGTTTTTCTTGGTTTTATGTTTTAGGTGTAAGTTTTTTTGTTGGTTTTATGGTGCTCCTAGCGCTTTCAAAGTTTGGGGATATAAAGCTAGGTTCTCAAAATGAGCGACCAGCTTTTTCTTTTGTTTCTTGGCTTTCTATGTTATTTGCCACTGGTATGGGTGTTGGGTTAATGTATTTTGGTGTAAGTGAGCCTTTGATACATAAATTTAAGCTTGAGGCAGATAAACAGGAGGCAATTCTCCATTCGCTTTTTCATTGGGGTGTGCACCCTTGGTCTATTTATGGTGTTACTGCACTTGCAATGGCGTATTTTGGTTTTAGATATAACGCACCACTAAGTCTACGTAGTGCGTTTTATCCTTTTTTAAAAGAAAAGATTTTTGGCTTTTGGGGGCATTTGATTGATGTTCTTGCTCTTATTGTCACAATTTTTGGAATTAGTACCACTCTTGGTTTTAGTGCCTCTCAACTTAATGCTGGATTAATAAAAATTGGTTGGCTAAATGAAAGTGGGTTTGTACAACAAGAAATTATTATTATTTGCGTTGTTGTTTTATCTACAATATCTGCAATTAGTGGTTTGAAAAAAGGCTTAAAATTTTTAAGTGAATTAAATTTGCTTTTGGCATTATGTTTAATGCTTTTTGTGTTGTTTAATGGAGATACTAATCATTTATTGGCAAGTTTTACTGCAAATATTGGTAATTATCTATCTAATTTAGTTAGTTTAAGTTTTAATACCTATGTTTATCAAGAGGGTTATTTAGATTGGTTTAAATCTTGGACGATTTTTTATTGGGCTTGGTGGATAAGCTGGGCGCCATTTGTTGGATTTTTTATTGCAAAAATATCAAGAGGTCGAACAATTAGGGAATTTATTTTTGGCGTTTTACTTGTGCCTACTACTTTTAATATTCTTTGGTTTAGCGTTTTTGGAAATAGTGCTTTAGACTTAGATATTCCTTTGAGTACAGGAGTGCAGCCAGAGAAGTTAATATTTGTATTTTTGGATCATTTCCCCTTTTCTACGCTTAGCACTATTATTGCACTGATTGTTCTCGTACTTTTCTTTATTACATCAGCAGATAGTGGTATCTTTGTTTTAAATTCTTTGGCAAGTTGTGGGAAGCAAAAAGAGTATAAATGGCAGAGCATACTTTGGGGAGGAGTGTTAATTTTATTGGCAAGTGGTTTGCTTTATTCTGGAGGATTGGATGCAATTTTAAATGCAATGATGATTGCAGCATTGCCTTTTGCTTTATTTTTGGTATTGGCATGTTTTAGTTTATTGAGGGGGTTGATTGTTGATGAGAGATATTTTAGTCAAGGGTTTACAGAATCTAGTATTTATTGGTCAGGAATGCATTGGAAAAAAAGATTGCAACAAATACTCAAGCAACCGCAAATTGGAGATATGAAGAATTTTATAGAAAAAGTAATAAGACCAGCTATGGAGGAGATAAAAGATTCTTTTGTGCAGCAGGGTCTTGTGGCTTATATTCAAGAGAAAAATGATAAAAAAATTACCATTGCGCTTATTGTGGAAAAAGCTTTGGCAAGGGATTTTTTATATGGTGTAGAAGTTGTTAAGAGGCGTGTGTCAGATGTATTACTAGAAGATGAAAAACTTCCCAATCTTTCAAAAAAATATGTTTTTGAACCAATTACATTTTTTGGTGATAGTAGAATGGGATATGATATTCAGTATATGACGAAAGAGGAAGTAATTGTAGATATTTTGAAGCAATATGAGTTATATTTGAGTTTGATTGATGAGAAAAATGAGATTCTTATCAAGGAATATAATGAGTAG
- a CDS encoding YraN family protein, giving the protein MRFLSRNIMSREKGIIAEKKAGDFLRQRGFEIIEYNFFSKYGEIDIIALKDNIVHFVEVKSGVNFNPIYAITAKKIERILKTIKYYILLNSLDLPYCIDAICIEDGSISFIENITF; this is encoded by the coding sequence ATGAGATTCTTATCAAGGAATATAATGAGTAGGGAAAAAGGCATAATAGCAGAAAAAAAGGCAGGAGATTTTTTAAGGCAGAGGGGGTTTGAGATTATTGAATATAACTTTTTTTCTAAATATGGGGAGATAGACATTATTGCTTTAAAAGATAATATCGTGCATTTTGTTGAAGTGAAAAGCGGTGTAAATTTTAATCCTATTTATGCAATTACTGCTAAAAAAATAGAGAGAATTCTAAAAACAATCAAGTATTATATTTTATTAAACTCATTAGATTTACCTTATTGTATTGATGCGATTTGTATCGAAGACGGTTCGATTTCATTTATAGAGAATATTACTTTTTGA
- the trxA gene encoding thioredoxin, whose translation MGQYIELTSENFDSVTKEGIAVVDFWAPWCGPCRMLAPVIDELANEYEGKAAICKVNTDEQDELSAKFGIRSIPTILFMKDGQVVDQMVGATSKQEIMKKIDAIA comes from the coding sequence ATGGGACAATATATTGAATTAACTTCAGAGAATTTTGATTCTGTTACAAAAGAAGGAATCGCAGTAGTAGATTTTTGGGCACCTTGGTGTGGACCTTGTAGAATGCTTGCACCTGTGATTGATGAGCTAGCTAATGAATATGAAGGAAAAGCTGCAATTTGTAAGGTAAATACAGATGAGCAAGATGAGTTGTCTGCGAAATTTGGTATTAGAAGTATTCCTACAATTTTATTTATGAAAGATGGTCAAGTGGTTGATCAAATGGTGGGTGCAACTTCAAAACAAGAAATCATGAAAAAGATTGATGCGATTGCATAA
- the trxB gene encoding thioredoxin-disulfide reductase gives MIDLAIIGGGPAGLSAGLYATRGGVKNVVLFEKGMPGGQITGSSEIENYPGVKEILSGLDFMQPWQEQCFRFGLKHEMTQVERIEKKDNYFVIKQNDGKEMQAKSVILATGGRPKKTGIKGEDVFWGKGVSTCATCDGFFYKNKEVVVLGGGDTALEEAIYLTKMCKKVYLIHRRDTFRAAPVTVEHAKNNEKIEFLTPYVVDEILGDNMGVTGVMVKNIETGETRQLDVPGIFIFVGYEVNNQVLKQEDGSMLCEVDEFGSIVVDLSMKTNVAGLFAAGDLRIQAPKQVVCAAGDGATAALQAIAYLDSHK, from the coding sequence ATGATAGATTTAGCAATTATTGGTGGTGGTCCAGCTGGACTTTCCGCAGGGTTATACGCTACTCGTGGTGGTGTAAAGAATGTAGTTTTGTTTGAAAAAGGTATGCCTGGTGGACAAATTACAGGAAGTAGTGAAATTGAAAATTATCCCGGTGTTAAGGAAATATTAAGCGGATTAGATTTTATGCAACCTTGGCAAGAGCAATGCTTTCGTTTTGGATTAAAACACGAAATGACGCAGGTGGAGCGTATAGAAAAAAAAGATAATTATTTTGTGATTAAGCAAAATGATGGTAAGGAAATGCAAGCAAAAAGTGTAATTTTAGCTACTGGTGGTCGTCCTAAAAAAACAGGAATTAAGGGTGAGGATGTATTCTGGGGTAAAGGTGTAAGTACTTGTGCAACTTGTGATGGATTTTTTTATAAAAATAAAGAAGTTGTGGTTTTAGGTGGTGGTGATACTGCATTGGAAGAAGCAATCTATCTTACTAAAATGTGTAAAAAAGTTTATTTGATTCATAGAAGAGATACTTTTAGGGCAGCACCTGTAACTGTCGAGCATGCAAAGAATAATGAAAAAATTGAATTCCTTACTCCTTATGTTGTAGATGAAATTTTGGGAGATAATATGGGAGTTACTGGCGTGATGGTTAAAAATATTGAAACAGGAGAGACACGTCAATTAGATGTTCCCGGTATATTTATTTTTGTGGGCTATGAAGTAAATAATCAGGTGTTAAAACAAGAAGATGGTAGTATGCTTTGTGAGGTAGATGAGTTTGGAAGCATTGTAGTGGACCTTTCAATGAAAACTAATGTAGCTGGATTATTTGCTGCGGGAGATTTGAGAATTCAAGCTCCTAAGCAGGTAGTATGTGCTGCAGGAGATGGTGCTACTGCAGCATTGCAAGCTATAGCTTATTTAGATTCTCATAAATAA
- the dapB gene encoding 4-hydroxy-tetrahydrodipicolinate reductase, which translates to MKVGVFGANGRIGRLLVEILSQHQECKLSTVFVRNKIDVALPSGCLVTNDYQEFIKACDVIIDFSLPEATQQLLNHLLVSPLPLVCGTTGLQSEVFSLMEELAKKTPVLYATNMSKGVAILNAVLKKVAINFKESDIEICEIHHHNKKDAPSGTALTLAETCAKSRNLDLSKVRVSGRDGNIGARTKDEIGVISLRGGDVVGRHTVGFYADGEYLEFTHNATSRLTFAKGAVDASIWLVRQKNNLYHMQDMMQF; encoded by the coding sequence TTGAAAGTAGGGGTTTTTGGCGCAAATGGTAGAATTGGAAGGTTGTTGGTTGAAATTTTAAGTCAGCATCAAGAATGTAAATTAAGCACAGTATTTGTGAGAAATAAAATTGATGTGGCATTACCATCTGGTTGTTTGGTTACAAATGATTATCAAGAATTTATCAAAGCATGTGATGTAATTATTGATTTTTCTTTACCCGAAGCAACACAACAACTTTTAAATCATTTGTTAGTTTCTCCATTGCCTCTTGTATGTGGTACGACAGGTTTGCAATCAGAGGTGTTTAGTTTGATGGAGGAACTGGCTAAAAAAACCCCCGTTCTTTATGCAACAAATATGTCTAAGGGGGTTGCAATTTTAAATGCAGTTCTCAAAAAAGTTGCAATAAATTTTAAGGAATCAGATATCGAAATTTGTGAAATTCATCATCATAATAAAAAAGACGCACCAAGTGGTACCGCACTTACTCTTGCAGAAACTTGTGCAAAGTCTAGAAATCTGGATCTATCTAAAGTGCGTGTTAGTGGTAGAGATGGAAATATTGGTGCAAGAACAAAAGATGAAATTGGTGTAATTAGTCTTAGAGGTGGCGATGTTGTAGGACGTCATACAGTTGGGTTTTATGCAGATGGTGAATATCTTGAATTTACACATAATGCCACTTCACGCTTAACCTTTGCAAAGGGTGCTGTTGATGCAAGTATCTGGCTTGTTAGACAAAAAAATAATCTTTATCACATGCAAGACATGATGCAATTTTAA
- the ybeY gene encoding rRNA maturation RNase YbeY, whose translation MLDIDNQTLVKLSNLEKLEKIALVVGQQKNIELLFVDEKTIQEINRLYRNQNKPTDVLSFPLDDMGVIDFLLGSIVICIPIAEKMAIKYGHTLEEEVALLFIHGILHLQGYDHEKDQGEHREAEKKWVEYFRLPSSLIVRTME comes from the coding sequence ATGTTAGATATTGACAATCAGACTTTAGTAAAACTTTCAAATTTAGAAAAACTAGAAAAAATTGCTTTGGTTGTAGGGCAACAAAAAAATATTGAGCTTCTTTTTGTAGATGAAAAAACTATTCAAGAAATTAATAGATTGTATCGTAATCAAAATAAACCCACAGATGTTTTGAGCTTCCCTTTAGATGATATGGGGGTTATTGATTTTTTACTAGGAAGTATTGTGATATGTATTCCTATTGCAGAGAAAATGGCAATCAAATATGGGCATACACTGGAAGAAGAGGTTGCACTACTTTTTATTCATGGCATTTTGCATTTACAGGGATATGATCACGAAAAAGATCAGGGGGAGCATAGAGAAGCAGAGAAAAAATGGGTGGAATATTTTAGGCTTCCTTCTAGTTTGATTGTTCGCACTATGGAATGA